Proteins encoded within one genomic window of Cucumis sativus cultivar 9930 chromosome 3, Cucumber_9930_V3, whole genome shotgun sequence:
- the LOC101211486 gene encoding calmodulin-binding protein 25, translated as MASSDNFPSFLNTWSFRSTFQDPWLSDPFSRETQSLTRALQSSLLPSSDTPHSSFLDLISPDSNDPTPTVSGISAGAAPELDTPPPPPSSKRHRSTIPPTGGKVSKRKSRASKNHTTFITADPANFRQMVQQVTGVRFGNSQIQIPPILKPEPQRVSARFSVCGGDGLPTLDTSAFLLNNTHHQQQQQQQSSGSGSEITQPGPVSFGSELELELPNHGPIGSDFDTFSSFPTLESWKAVI; from the coding sequence ATGGCTTCCTCTGATAATTTCCCCTCCTTTCTTAACACTTGGTCCTTCCGCTCCACCTTCCAAGACCCATGGCTTTCCGATCCTTTCTCCCGCGAAACTCAATCTCTCACCAGAGCTCTTCAATCTTCCCTTCTCCCTTCCTCCGATACTCCCCACTCCTCCTTCCTCGACCTCATCTCCCCCGATTCCAACGACCCCACTCCCACCGTTTCAGGTATCTCCGCTGGTGCCGCTCCCGAGCTCGACACCCCCCCTCCTCCTCCCTCCTCCAAGCGACACAGGTCTACTATTCCCCCTACAGGCGGGAAGGTCTCCAAGCGCAAATCTAGAGCTTCCAAGAATCATACAACGTTTATTACGGCCGACCCGGCCAACTTCCGGCAGATGGTACAGCAAGTCACGGGTGTTAGGTTTGGTAACTCCCAAATCCAGATTCCCCCAATTCTTAAACCCGAGCCGCAAAGGGTCAGTGCTCGTTTCTCTGTGTGCGGCGGTGATGGACTTCCGACGCTTGATACATCCGCGTTTTTGCTTAACAACACCCACCaccagcagcagcagcagcagcagagCTCCGGGAGTGGATCGGAAATTACTCAACCGGGTCCGGTTTCGTTTGGGTCGGAGTTGGAGTTAGAGTTACCGAATCACGGTCCAATCGGGTCGGATTTTGATACATTTTCGTCTTTTCCTACTCTTGAGTCGTGGAAGGCTGTCATCTGA